A single Aspergillus chevalieri M1 DNA, chromosome 3, nearly complete sequence DNA region contains:
- the leu2A gene encoding 3-isopropylmalate dehydrogenase LEU2 (COG:E;~EggNog:ENOG410PFHG;~InterPro:IPR019818,IPR024084,IPR004429;~PFAM:PF00180;~go_function: GO:0000287 - magnesium ion binding [Evidence IEA];~go_function: GO:0003862 - 3-isopropylmalate dehydrogenase activity [Evidence IEA];~go_function: GO:0016616 - oxidoreductase activity, acting on the CH-OH group of donors, NAD or NADP as acceptor [Evidence IEA];~go_function: GO:0051287 - NAD binding [Evidence IEA];~go_process: GO:0009098 - leucine biosynthetic process [Evidence IEA];~go_process: GO:0055114 - oxidation-reduction process [Evidence IEA]) has product MAPYNIVVFAGDHCGPEVTAEALKVLRVIEKSRDDLSFNLQDHLLGGASIDSTGSPLTDEALEAAKNADAVLLGAIGGPKWGTGAVRPEQGLLKLRKEMGTFGNLRPCNFAAPSLVEGSPLRADVCRGVDFNIIRELTGGIYFGDRKEDNGDGYALDTEPYSRAEIERITRLAANMALQHNPPLPVWSLDKANVLATSRLWRKVVTEVMEKEFPQVQIGHQLIDSAAMIMVKDPRKLNGIIVTSNLFGDIISDEASVIPGSLGLLPSASLSGIPDGKSKVNGIYEPIHGSAPDIAGKGIVNPVAAILSIAMMMQYSFNRMAEAKAIETAVRNVIEAGVRTGDLGGKSTTAEVGDAVAAELEKLL; this is encoded by the exons ATGGCCCCGTACAACATCGTTGTCTTTGCCGGAGACCACTGCGGTCCCGAG GTTACCGCTGAGGCTCTCAAG GTCCTGCGTGTCATTGAGAAGAGCCGCGATGACCTCAGCTTCAACCTTCAGGATcacttgcttggtggt GCATCGATCGATTCGACTGGATCTCCCCTGACCGACGAGGCCCTGGAGGCTGCTAAGAACGCTGACGCCGTTCTGCTCGGTGCCATTGGAGGACCG AAATGGGGAACCGGCGCCGTCCGCCCCGAACAAGGCCTCCTCAAACTCCGCAAGGAAATGGGCACCTTCGGTAACCTCCGTCCCTGCAACTTCGCCGCCCCCTCTCTCGTCGAAGGCTCCCCTCTCCGCGCTGACGTCTGCCGCGGCGTCGACTTCAACATCATCCGTGAATTGACTGGTGGTATCTACTTCGGCGACCGCAAGGAAGACAACGGCGATGGCTACGCGCTCGACACGGAGCCGTACTCGCGCGCCGAAATCGAGCGCATTACCCGTCTCGCGGCGAACATGGCCCTGCAGCAcaacccacctctccccGTGTGGAGCTTGGACAAGGCTAATGTGCTCGCGACGAGTCGGTTGTGGCGTAAGGTTGTCACGGAGGTTATGGAGAAGGAGTTCCCGCAGGTGCAGATCGGACACCAGCTTATTGACTCTGCGGCTATGATCATGGTGAAGGACCCGAGGAAGTTGAATGGCATTATTGTTACTAGCAACTTGTTTGGTGATATTATCAGTGACGAGGCGAGTGTTATCCCTGGTTCACTGGGTCTGCTTCCCAGTGCCAGTTTGAGTGGTATTCCCGATGGAAAGAGCAAGGTAAACGGTATCTATGAGCCTATTCACG GCTCCGCCCCCGACATCGCCGGCAAGGGCATTGTCAACCCTGTCGCcgccatcctctccatcgCCATGATGATGCAGTACTCCTTCAACCGCATGGCCGAGGCCAAGGCCATCGAGACCGCTGTGCGGAACGTGATCGAGGCTGGTGTCCGCACTGGTGACCTTGGCGGCAAGTCGACGACTGCGGAGGTTGGTGATGCTGTGGCTGCGGAGTTGGAGAAGCTGCTGTAG
- the PIS1 gene encoding CDP-diacylglycerol--inositol 3-phosphatidyltransferase (BUSCO:EOG09264CP8;~COG:I;~EggNog:ENOG410PI51;~InterPro:IPR000462,IPR043130;~PFAM:PF01066;~TransMembrane:2 (i186-206o259-278i);~go_component: GO:0016020 - membrane [Evidence IEA];~go_function: GO:0016780 - phosphotransferase activity, for other substituted phosphate groups [Evidence IEA];~go_process: GO:0008654 - phospholipid biosynthetic process [Evidence IEA]): protein MSAKTRRQKAAQAAQSDSDVPSPASNGAVKTPKRSKSKSPSPQPEAKENVFLFAPNLIGYSRVVLTIASLYYMPLHPRTCSILYSVSCLLDALDGYAARYFNQSTTFGAVLDMVTDRCTTACLLVFLSSAWPRWAIVFQGLICLDMASHYMHMYATLSRGGSSQSHKKVDATRSWVLYQYYHSKTVLFICCALNELFFIGLYLLSFSSPTLSPSLLQPTEQPASAQPGNPAHPAPSSLFASPWSAGALEMARANKLDSFWPWVITAISAPIMAFKQFVNVVQLVNASQWLAEGDLASRREARNGRKR from the exons ATGAGCGCAAAGACAAGGAGACAAAAGGCCGCGCAGGCCGCGCAGTCCGACAGCGATGTGCCATCGCCCGCCAGCAACGGAGCCGTGAAAACACCGAAGAGGAGCAAGAGCAAGTCTCCTTCTCCCCAACCAGAGGCGAAGGAGAACGTATTCCTCTTTGCCCCTAATCTCATTG GATATTCCCGAGTCGTCCTCACGATTGCCTCCCTCTACTACATGCCTCTCCATCCGCGTACCTGCTCCATTCTTTACAGTGTTTCATGTCTGCTGGACGCCCTGGATGGATATGCCGCTCGATATTTTAACCAATCTACTACCTTTGGTGCCGTGCTTGACATGGTGACGGATCGTTGCACAACCGCTTGTTTGCTTGTTTTCTTGAGCTCTGCCTGGCCGCGGTGGGCCATTGTTTTCCAGGGATTGATTTGCCTGGACATGGCTAGCCATTACATGCACATGTATGCCACCCTGAGCCGGGGTGGTTCCAGCCAGAGCCACAAGAAGGTTGATGCGACCAGAAGCTGGGTTCTGTACCAGTACTACCACAGCAAG ACTGTGCTTTTCATCTGCTGCGCCCTTAATGAACTCTTCTTCATTGGTCTCTACCTGCTCTCTTTCTCATCGCCTACTCTTTCTCCATCTCTTTTGCAACCTACTGAGCAGCCCGCCTCCGCGCAGCCTGGAAACCCTGCTCACCCGGCCCCAAGCAGCCTTTTTGCTAGCCCATGGAGTGCTGGTGCTCTGGAAATGGCCAGAGCCAACAAGCTTGACAGCTTCTGGCCATGGGTGATTACTGCTATCTCTGCGCCCATTATGGCCTTCAAGCAGTTCGTCAATGTTGTGCAATTGGTCAATGCCAGTCAGTGGTTGGCAGAGGGTGACCTTGCAAGCCGGAGGGAGGCGCGGAACGGCAGGAAGCGATAA
- the ptcA gene encoding type 2C protein phosphatase PTC6 (BUSCO:EOG09261KRX;~COG:T;~EggNog:ENOG410PFGC;~InterPro:IPR000222,IPR036457,IPR001932,IPR015655;~PFAM:PF00481;~go_function: GO:0004722 - protein serine/threonine phosphatase activity [Evidence IEA];~go_function: GO:0016791 - phosphatase activity [Evidence IEA];~go_function: GO:0043169 - cation binding [Evidence IEA];~go_process: GO:0006470 - protein dephosphorylation [Evidence IEA]) has translation MSLSSVKRATVRVRPLADSSCFISISKRKYSTPQSKRRPEFHDYFVTHLPSSSLHPDPRGPLAPFHKLPRSESVPHTGEISHSPAAFQTLTNRDATVVRIPLRSAKHHFGASTSRGTRRSNEDTHQAGVIDLPAFANRPPTSLTIRRGVGPGPRENRAADSASGDPQVFYFGVFDGHGGTECSTFLKEKLHEYIQNTAAEFELRSSLRNKGEEESKEEPDTLPIVQGANRQQIGELEKELVKNWRSLVGGYFKRFIPPHFSYFGQDDVAEQTDRKSRKEGVTIEEVMEYAFLHADYDFVSAQAARRDDELVKAGQPLQQDEILYGADHPATSKKISGNTRFKGGSTASVVLISTPTPAPFWYPTTSSSLLVSHVGDTRILLCSTITGEAIPLTSNHHPSSPPEAARLRRYATTFVTDSFGEERMSGLANTRSFGDVQSKRIGVSAEPEIYRLEMAPAEFSFLVLMTDGISGTLDDQEIVDIVKEARTPEEASKNVVSFATEVTKVGDNATCLVVRLGGWERRLEGGLGSMGTKESREWRRQEATDPRRSRT, from the exons ATGAGTCTGTCCTCTGTGAAGCGAGCGACTGTCCGGGTTCGCCCCTTGGCGGACAGTTCTT GTTTCATATCTATCTCCAAGCGCAAATACAGTACGCCCCAGAGTAAAAGACGGCCAGAGTTCCACGACTACTTCGTCACACATCTACCCTCGTCATCGCTCCATCCCGATCCTCGAGGCCCGCTCGCACCCTTTCACAAACTCCCCCGTTCGGAGTCAGTACCTCATACCGGAGAGATCTCGCATTCGCCCGCCGCTTTCCAGACTCTCACAAACCGCGATGCCACCGTTGTCCGGATTCCACTTCGCAGCGCGAAACACCATTTTGGCGCCTCGACCTCTCGGGGCACTCGTCGGTCAAATGAGGATACACACCAGGCAGGTGTGATTGATTTGCCCGCGTTTGCGAATCGACCACCAACATCACTTACGATCAGACGAGGGGTGGGTCCTGGGCCTCGTGAGAATCGCGCGGCGGACAGTGCCAGCGGTGATCCGCAGGTTTTCTACTTCGGAGTCTTCGACGGGCATGGTGGTACGGAATGCAGTACGTTCCTCAAGGAGAAACTACACGAATATATCCAGAATACGGCAGCGGAATTTGAATTGCGGTCGAGTCTGAGGAACAAAGGGGAGGAGGAATCGAAGGAGGAGCCCGATACTCTGCCAATTGTCCAGGGAGCGAATCGGCAACAAATTGGCGAGCTGGAAAAGGAGCTCGTGAAGAATTGGCGGAGTCTTGTTGGGGGTTACTTCAAAAGATTCATCCCACCTCACTTCTCCTATTTCGGGCAAGACGATGTTGCAGAGCAGACCGACAGAAAGTCCCGCAAAGAGGGCGTCACCATCGAAGAGGTGATGGAATATGCCTTTCTACATGCGGATTACGACTTTGTGTCAGCACAAGCAGCCAGACGGGATGACGAATTGGTAAAGGCTGGCCAACCTCTACAACAGGATGAGATCCTCTACGGTGCAGACCACCCGGCGACGAGCAAGAAAATCTCAGGCAACACCCGCTTCAAGGGCGGGAGCACCGCCAGTGTCGTGCTCATTTCCACACCGACCCCCGCACCGTTCTGGTACCCGACCACGTCCTCTAGCTTGTTGGTATCGCATGTAGGCGACACAAGGATCCTGCTATGCTCCACGATCACCGGCGAAGCCATCCCTCTGACCTCGAACCACCACCCATCCTCACCGCCCGAGGCGGCCAGACTCCGTCGCTATGCCACGACATTCGTGACCGACTCGTTTGGCGAAGAGCGCATGAGCGGTCTAGCTAACACGCGCTCCTTCGGAGACGTCCAATCCAAACGCATCGGTGTTTCTGCAGAGCCGGAAATTTACCGCCTTGAGATGGCCCCTGCCGAATTCTCATTTCTGGTCCTCATGACCGACGGTATCAGTGGGACTCTCGACGACCAGGAAATCGTCGACATTGTCAAGGAGGCTCGCACACCGGAAGAGGCGTCCAAGAACGTGGTCAGCTTCGCGACTGAGGTCACTAAAGTTGGTGATAATGCCACCTGCCTTGTCGTCCGGTTAGGCGGTTGGGAACGCCGACTAGAAGGCGGATTGGGGAGCATGGGAACGAAGGAGTCTCGCGAATGGCGTAGGCAGGAAGCTACTGATCCGCGCAGGTCACGGACATGA
- a CDS encoding uncharacterized protein (COG:G;~EggNog:ENOG410PG0X;~InterPro:IPR005829,IPR005828,IPR003663,IPR036259, IPR020846;~PFAM:PF00083,PF07690;~TransMembrane:12 (i7-30o55-77i86-106o112-132i144-162o174-196i266-289o301-324i336-354o366-390i402-425o431-451i);~go_component: GO:0016020 - membrane [Evidence IEA];~go_component: GO:0016021 - integral component of membrane [Evidence IEA];~go_function: GO:0022857 - transmembrane transporter activity [Evidence IEA];~go_process: GO:0055085 - transmembrane transport [Evidence IEA]) translates to MVKVNVFGTGFALQAAIWVACGMAFILFGYDQGVFSGIVENQNYLETMGHPNDSLTGIIVSIYNLGCFSGCIVNFLLGDWLGRRRAMWFAMTWVIIGATLQCSAYSVPHMMVGRFVCGIGTGIETSTVPMYQAELCEASKRGKLVCSEPLLVGVGIVISYFFDYGMSFVGGQIAWRLPIACQMVWAFIVIVLVFGLPESPRFCYQHERNDEALQILSDVYGKPKDDPQILSEQMEILETISVETENGGFKWRNIFKRDEVSTGYRVLLAYGMQFMNQVGGINLVVYFIPTVLNTNVGLSKNLSQIIGGCVQIMFVIGSLFPTIFVDRVGRRQPMMWGSFGLGICMMMVAILLSFKGQANEHATSSAAVAFFFVYMLIFGASVNCIPWCYVPEILPLHARTKGTAIGVSSNWIWNFFVVMITPVIINRLQWKAYLIFMCTNFAFVPLIYFLYPETAKMTLEEIDYLFTNPDKGPVKLSKEIAKERRKHGRVGTLGMDRGEAKRETEEDSKSGAGEEHIEKV, encoded by the exons ATGGTGAAGGTCAACGTGTTTGGGACGGGGTTTGCCCTCCAAGCTGCAATATGGGTAGCTTGTGGAATGGCATTTATTCTTTTTG GTTACGATCAAGGCGTCTTCTCCGGAATTGTGGAAAACCAAAACTACCTTGAAACCATGGGCCATCCGAATGACAGTCTAACAGGTATCATAGTCTCGATATACAATCTGGGGTGCTTTTCAGGGTGCATAGTGAACTTCCTGTTGGGCGACTGGCTGGGACGGCGACGCGCCATGTGGTTTGCGATGACTTGGGTTATT ATTGGTGCTACACTCCAATGCTCTGCGTACTCCGTCCCACACATGATGGTCGGCCGGTTTGTATGCGGAATCGGCACCGGGATTGAGACATCCACGGTACCCATGTACCAAGCGGAACTATGCGAGGCTAGCAAGCGAGGAAAGCTGGTATGCAGTGAGCCCTTGCTGGTTGGTGTGGGCATCGTGATCAGTTACTTCTTCGACTACGGAATGAGCTTCGTCGGAGGGCAGATCGCGTGGCGGTTGCCTATTGCGTGTCAGATGGTTTGGGCATTT ATCGTCATCGTGCTTGTCTTCGGGCTCCCTGAATCGCCACGATTCTGCTACCAGCATGAACGGAACGACGAGGCACTGCAGATCCTCAGCGATGTGTATGGTAAACCAAAAGACGACCCTCAAATCCTGTCAGAGCAGATGGAGATCCTCGAGACGATCTCAGTGGAGACAGAAAATGGAGGATTTAAGTGGAG AAACATCTTCAAGCGCGATGAAGTCTCAACTGGCTACAGAGT CCTCCTCGCCTATGGCATGCAATTCATGAACCAAGTCGGCGGCATAAACCTCGTCGTCTACTTCATCCCCACCGTCCTAAACACCAACGTCGGCCTCTCCAAAAACCTCTCCCAAATCATCGGCGGCTGCGTACAAATCATGTTCGTCATCGGCTCTCTCTTCCCCACCATCTTTGTTGACCGGGTCGGCCGCCGCCAGCCCATGATGTGGGGATCCTTCGGCCTAGGTATCTGCATGATGATGGTAGCCATATTGCTTAGTTTTAAGGGGCAGGCAAATGAGCATGCGACGTCATCGGCGGCGGTGGCGTTTTTCTTTGTGTATATGTTGATTTTTGGAGCGTCGGTGAATTGTATTCCGTGGTGCTATGTTCCGGAGATTCTGCCGTTGCACGCTAGGACGAAGGGAACTGCTATTGGGGTTTCGTCGAATTGGATTTGG AATTTCTTCGTCGTCATGATAACCCCCGTCATTATCAACCGCCTCCAATGGAAAGCATATCTAATCTTCATGTGCACAAACTTCGCCTTCGTGCCGCTCATCTACTTCCTCTACCCCGAGACGGCGAAGATGACGCTCGAGGAGATCGACTATCTGTTTACGAACCCGGATAAGGGGCCTGTCAAGTTGTCGAAGGAGATAGCCAAGGAGAGGCGGAAGCATGGGCGGGTTGGTACTTTGGGTATGGATAGGGGGGAGGCAAAGAGGGAGACTGAAGAAGATAGCAAGAGTGGTGCTGGGGAAGAGCATATTGAGAAGGTTTGA
- a CDS encoding putative RNA splicing factor (Pad-1) (COG:A;~EggNog:ENOG410PI0I;~InterPro:IPR000504,IPR003954,IPR035979,IPR012677, IPR029123,IPR006509;~PFAM:PF15519,PF00076;~go_component: GO:0005634 - nucleus [Evidence IEA];~go_function: GO:0003676 - nucleic acid binding [Evidence IEA];~go_function: GO:0003723 - RNA binding [Evidence IEA];~go_process: GO:0006397 - mRNA processing [Evidence IEA]) has product MSGLDVEALLESTAAQPPQQDPTQPQDRDDDRSKSEQSTDRRDRDRSRERERRRRDRSRAGRRDRDADGDEEMRSPRSEHGSANGSHRSNRKRSRSRDSRRGSRRDRDRDRYGDDYRSGGGDFYRGGGRARTRSRSPYDDRYYRPSGGRSRRDDDERRYRRRDSRRRSPTPKGRDKSPELTEDERDRRTIFVQQLAARLRTKELIAFFEKVGPVKEAQIVKDRVSGRSKGVGYVEFKNEESVPQAIQLTGQKLLGIPIIAQLTEAEKNRQARNPEATSSNNHGAPFHRLYVGNIHFSITESDLQNVFEPFGELEFVQLQKDETNRSRGYGFVQFRDPNQARDALEKMNGFDLAGRAIRVGLGNDKFTPEAHRSHSAAPPIFQGSSFSGQGGRGVQAGGSNNFDRAGGRENEKGAGASALDDTDVAGVNFNNFSRDALMRKLARTDEPSEPTADDKAKLLRPKTETKPLPVNVNMASRCVMLRNMFDPTEEEGEAWIKELEDDVRAECEDKYGHVVHISLDPNSQGDIYLKFDRVQGGENAIKGLNGRFFGGRQITAQPVVDAVYSSLFSRTKAI; this is encoded by the exons ATGTCAGGTCTTGACGTTGAAGCTCTTCTTGAGTCCACAGCCGCACAACCCCCTCAACAGGATCCCACTCAACCCCAAGATCGCGACGATGACCGCTCCAAATCGGAACAAAGCACCGATCGCCGCGATCGCGACCGCTCAAGAGAAAGGGAACGCCGCCGCCGAGACCGCAGCCGTGCCGGGCGCCGGGACCGAGATGCCGATGGAGATGAGGAAATGAGGAGTCCGAGAAGCGAACATGGCAGTGCTAACGGAAGCCATAGAAGCAACAGAAAGAGGAGCAGGAGCCGCGATAGCCGTCGGGGGTCTCGCAGAGACCGCGACCGCGACCGCTACGGTGACGATTACCGCTCCGGTGGTGGTGACTTCTACCGTGGTGGGGGCCGCGCGCGCACGCGTTCTCGCTCGCCTTATGATGATCGATACTATCGCCCCTCGGGGGGCCGTTCGCGAAGGGACGATGATGAGAGACGCTACCGCCGTCGTGATAGCCGTAGACGCAGCCCGACCCCTAAAGGTCGTGACAAATCGCCCGAGCTTACTGAGGATGAGCGCGATAGGCGCACTATCTTTGTACAGCAGCTTGCCGCGCGGCTGAGAACCAAGGAATTGATTGCGTTCTTCGAGAAGGTTGGGCCTGTTAAGGAGGCCCAGATTGTCAAGGATCGTGTCAGTGGAAGGTCTAAGGG TGTTGGCTATGTCGAATTCAAAAACGAGGAGTCAGTCCCACAGGCTATTCAACTTACCGGGCAAAAGCTTCTAGGAATTCCGATCATTGCACAGTTGACTGAAGCGGAAAAGAACCGCCAAGCTCGCAACCCCGAGGCTACTAGTAGCAATAATCACGGGGCACCCTTTCACAGGTTGTATGTGGGTAACATTCATTTCAGTATCACTGAGAGTGACCTCCAGAATGTCTTTGAGCCGTTTGGCGAACTTGAATTTGTTCAACTGCAAAAGGATGAAACCAACAGGAGCAGAGGTTATGGTTTTGTGCA GTTCCGTGATCCTAACCAAGCCCGTGATGCACTTGAAAAGATGAATGGTTTTGACCTTGCTGGTCGGGCAATCCGCGTTGGCCTTGGAAACGATAAGTTTACCCCTGAGGCGCATCGTAGCCACAGTGCAGCCCCACCGATTTTCCAGGGCTCTTCATTCTCCGGTCAGGGAGGACGTGGTGTCCAGGCCGGTGGCTCTAACAACTTCGACCGTGCTGGCGGCCGGGAGAATGAAAAGGGAGCCGGTGCTAGTGCTCTCGATGACACAGACGTTGCCGGTGTGAACTTCAACAACTTCAGTAGGGACGCATTGATGAGGAAGCTTGCAAGAACAGATGAACCTTCCGAGCCTACTGCCGATGACAAGGCAAAGCTTCTCCGACCTAAGACGGAGACCAAGCCGCTGCCTGTTaatgtcaacatggcaagtCGTTGTGTCATGCTTCGCAACATGTTTGATCCTACAGA GGAAGAAGGCGAAGCCTGGATCAAAGAGTTGGAGGATGATGTCCGCGCTGAGTGCGAAGATAAATATGGTCATGTCGTTCACATTTCCCTAGATCCGAACTCGCAAGGCGATATCTATCTGAAATTCGACCGTGTCCAAGGTGGCGAGAATGCCATCAAGGGTTTGAACGGCCGATTCTTCGGTGGTCGCCAGATTACCGCGCAGCCCGTTGTCGACGCTGTCTACAGCAGTCTTTTCTCCCGCACGAAGGCTATCTAG